In the Dyella humicola genome, CGTCGCCAGGCACTGATTGCGCAGGATCAGCTCTATCGGTTGGCCGACAGCCTCTACCCTGTTAGCTGGAGGGAACGTGGCTTGCCGGCCGCCTTGCGCGAGGGGACGATTCCTCGTGTCCTGGGCGAAGTCGGCATTGGGTACTGGTGCGATTTGCGGGGACCGCTCAACCTTCTGCCGCCTGCGATCCACATGGCGATCTACCGCATCACCTGCGAAGCCGTTTCCGAGGCTTGTGCGCGCAAGAACGTCAGCGATATCGACTTGCGCTTGCGTTGCGGAGAGCATCAGGGGCGCTGCTGGATCGTGCTCCGTATTGGTTTCCGTGCGGACGCCGAGCACGTTGCGCGAATTCGTTGGGAAGAACTGCTGCCACGCGTCGTGCTGCGCACGACCAGCGGTCTGGGGCGTCAGGCCATCGAGGATCGGGCGGCAACGTTCGAAGGGCAGGTGCGCGAGCGGACGCTAGGTGATAGTCGACGGATCAGCGTGATCCTCTATGCCCCGTCAACCGCTGGCGGCGCGTAACGCTGCCAGCGGTTGTCCTACGTTTTACTGATTGCGGATATTGCAATCGATAGGGTCGCACCCGTTTGCGACAGCGGCACGGAGTTGCACGGTGCCGTCTGTCTGCGGGGTTGCCGTGACTTGCACCGAACTGTCTTGATACACCGTTGACGGTTGGGCAGCGGGCGCTGCCCCCGTCGCAACGGCTGCCGGCTGCTGCGGCGTGGAGACGAGCTGTGCGAACGCACCGATCGGCAAGGTGATGAACTGGCCGTTCGCCGTGCCGACGGCGCCCAACACGTTGCCGTTGAGATCGTTGATCTGGACGTATTTGATGCCCCCCAGCACGAAGACATACGCGTGCCAATTGGGGTTGGCGCTCACGTCGGTGGTATTCGGCCAAGACTGTCCGAGTCCGGTGGCTGGGGGTTGGGCAAGAGCCGTCCCCACGAGTCCGAACGACAGCAACGCTGCGAGTGCGCCGCGGCGCAAGCCAACCTTCGTCATGATAATTCCCCTCTTAACTCTTAAGTGGCGGTAGCGCCCCCTTTGGCGCCGTAGGAATGTAGCACCCCGGATTGACCCGAATCGTGCATGGCTCGCGGTTCTGTGGATCCCGCCCCAGAATCACATGCGTCGCTGCTGTTATGCATCCGACGGGACGCCGCGCGGTTTCGCTTTCGCCATCTCCCCGTTATCCTTCCTGGGTTGGCCCCGTAGCTCAGCTGGATAGAGCGACGCCCTCCTAAGGCGTAGGTCGCCCGTTCGAATCGGGCCGGGGTCGCCATTTCGAAGCGTGGCGCAAGCCGGGCGGTTTTTGGCGATCTTCAGCTCGACTCCCGTTCCCGCCGGGCGTAGGCGCATCCAGCCACCATGCCTGGATCGCAGGTATGGCTTGGGCGTTTCAAGCCGTTGCCAGCGCGGACGCGAGAGGGGTACGCGCCTTGCCACGCTTTCCCCTAGGCAGGCAGCAAGAGCTCTCGCGCGGTTCCAAGGGCAAGCTGGCGTTGCATGAGGCTTGCGTGGCACCTATCCCGTCAGGGAACCAAGCCGTGTTCGCGCGCCTAGGTGTAGATTTCGAGATCGCTTCTCAGTCCAAGTTTGCTCATCGCATCCATCTTTTGACGGCTGATCGTTTTCACGCTGCGGTTGAGCTGGGTGGCGATCTCCGACACGGTGATGCCCGATGCAAACAAGCGCAGTACCTCCGTCTCCCGTTTGGAGAGGGTGGGGTGCGCCGCGGCGGCTCCGCCGGCGCGCGTGACGTCCAGTGCCCTCTCGATACTCGTGCTGACGTAGTAGCGATCGTGCGAGACCGCCTGGACAGCAAGCGTCAATTCGGTAAGTGCGTCGGATTTGTTTAGCAAGCCACGTACGCCTGTCGCGAGGATGGAGCTCAGCACGCCCGCGTTACTCACCATGGTAAGCACGATGATAGGGAGGCTTGGCCATCGCCTCTCGATCAATCCAAGCATATTCAGGCCATCGGCGACCTGGCCGCCGGGCATGCTGAAATCAGTAATGACCAAGTCACAGGACTGCCGTTCCAGGACGTGGATCAACTCGTCAGGTGAGCCCACATCGACGATCACGGCGACGTTCGAGCTACCCTCAAGCAGCATGCGTACCCCGCTGCGCACGATAGGGTGGTCGTCGGCCAGAATGATGCGTAAGGTCACGGTTCCCCCCGTGTTGGTGCCGGCTTGACCACAAGGGTAACTGATTTTGCATCGCAGCAAATCAGCAAATTGCCTACAAAAACTTAGGTCATCTTCAGACAATTCTGATGGAGGGTGCGTAGGCCCCCCAAGTAAGCTCCAGACTTCGCGAGCACGTTCGACTCTTGA is a window encoding:
- a CDS encoding response regulator, whose translation is MTLRIILADDHPIVRSGVRMLLEGSSNVAVIVDVGSPDELIHVLERQSCDLVITDFSMPGGQVADGLNMLGLIERRWPSLPIIVLTMVSNAGVLSSILATGVRGLLNKSDALTELTLAVQAVSHDRYYVSTSIERALDVTRAGGAAAAHPTLSKRETEVLRLFASGITVSEIATQLNRSVKTISRQKMDAMSKLGLRSDLEIYT